GGCGCAACGAGCGCTCGGACCAGATCAAGAGCCTGAAGGGCGAGGACCGGCAGGCGGCCGTCGACGAGGTCAGGGGCCTCAAGACGGAGCTCGCCGCCGTCGAGGCGGAGCTCGAGCGCGTGCAGGGGGAGAGAGACGCGCTCCTGCGGCGTATGCCGAACCTCCTCGCCGAGGACGTGCCGAACGGCAAGACCGACGCCGACAACCTCGAGGTGGCGCGCTGGGGGACGATCCCGAGCTTCGACTTCGAGCCGCGGGACCACGTCGAGCTGGGCGCGCTCACCGGCACGCTCGACTTCGACCGCGCGGCCAAGGTCACGGGCGCGAACTTCTACTATCTGAAGCACGAGGCGGCGCTGCTCGAGCTCGCGCTGTGCAGCTTCGCCGCGAGCCGGCTGGTGCCCGCGGGCTTCCGACCGATCGCCACGCCGGACCTGGCCAAGGCGCAGGTGCTCGAGGGGATCGGCTTCGCGCCGCGCGGCCCCGAGACGCAGGTCTACAGCGTGGAGAACAGCGACCTGTGTTTGGTCGGGACGGCCGAGATCACCGTCGGCGGCTACCACTCGGGGGAGATCCTCGACGCCGACGAGCTCCCCTTGCGCTACCTCGGGCTCTCCCACTGCTTCCGCACGGAGGCCGGGGCCTACGGTCGCGAGTCGCGCGGGCTCTATCGCGTGCACCAGTTCACCAAGGCCGAGATGTTCGCCATCTGCGCGCCGGAGGACTCGGTGGCGCTCCACGAGGAGATCCGCGGCCACGAGGAGGCGCTGATGCAGGCGCTCGGCCTCCCCTATCGGGTGGTCAACGTCTGCTCGGGAGACCTCGGGGCGCCGGCGGCGAAGAAGTACGACCTCGAGGCGTGGATGCCCGGTCGCAAGGCCTACGGAGAGGTCACCTCGTGCAGCAACTGCACGGACTACCAGTCGCGCCGGCTCAATATCCGCTTCCGCCGCGACGCGAAGGCCGCGCCGCAGGTCGTGCACATGCTGAACGGCACGGCGCTGGCCATCAGCCGCACGCTGATCGCGATCTACGAGAACTACCAGGAGCGGGACGGCTCGATCCGCATCCCCGAGGTCCTCAGGCCCTTCCTCCCGGGCACCGAGGTCATTCCCCGTCGACGGGGATGACCGCGCCCCGCCCGTCGGGGCGGGAGCCGCGCGTTGCGTCGGGCGCGCGGAACTGATAAGAATAACGGCTTGATTCGGCACGTTAGCGAACCGGAGTTCCGCCGTGGCAGGTCCACGGCGCGGAGGCCGGTCTGCTCCCGAGGGACGACGCATGAAGATCTCCTGCGATAAGTGCGGCACGAGCTACGAGCTGGATGAGTCGCGCATCCCGGCGACCGGGCTCACGATGAAGTGCACGCGTTGTCTCTACTCCATCACGGTGAGGCCGCCCGGCGGAGAGGCCGAGCCCGCTGTCGAAGAAGAGGCGTGGGAGCTCGAGCTCGGGGCGGGGGGTGCGGCTGCGACGCCGGCGCCTCCGAGCGCGCCCGCACCGTCGCCCGTGGCCGCGGCGGCGCGGTATCACGTGCGACGCGGGCCGGACAAGACCTTCGGGCCGTTCGTGGAGAAGGCCGTCCTCTCGATGCTGGAACAGGGCAAGCTCACCGGCGACGAGGAGGTGTCGACCGACGGGAAGCGGTGGGTCTCGCTGCGCAGCGTACCGGCGCTGGCGGCGCGCGCGCCCAAGGGGGCGAGGCCGGGAGCATCGGCGGGGCCCGGCGCTGACGCAGGGGACGTGCTCGATCTCCCCGCACCGCGCGGGATGATCCAGCCGGACCTCGTCGACCTGCCGGCCCCCAAGGCCAAGGCCAAGGCCGCGACGCCGCTCGTCACGCCACCGCTGGTCACGCCACCGCTCGTCACGCCACCGCTCGTCACGCCGCCCCCCGCGGGGATGACGCTTCCCGGTCGTCCGGTGGCCCCGGCCACGAGCAACGCGGTCCCCGGTGTCCCCAGGCCGAGTCCGATGACGCCGCCTCCGGCTCGCGGGGCTGTGGCCGACCTCGTGGACCTGCCGGCGCCGAAGGGCAAGGCGCCCACGCCGCTCGTCACGCCGCCTCCGCCGGCGGCCCCGCCCAAGCGTGGGATCGACCTCTCCGACTTCGACCCCATGGGTGGCCCGCAGGAGTTCGACTTCGACGCGCCGAGCGCCTCGCAACCGGGGCTGCCCGAGATCTCGGACCTGCCGGCGCCGAAGGGGACCATTCACCCGGAGGAGGTGACCGGGCTACCGGCCCCCAAGGAGGGGGTCGTGGGTCTGCCGGCCCCGAAGGGGGGACGTGGGCCCTCCGCACCCGCGGGGGCACGCCCCGGGGCGGCCCCTCCCGGAATCACCGACCTGCCGATGCCCAAGCCGGAACGGCCGAAGCCGGCCGCCTTGCCGACGGGGATGGACTACGGCGCCCTCGATCTCGACGCAGGCGACGACGGGGTCTCGATGGAGCTCGAGGACCTGCCGGTCCAGACCGGCCCCGCGGGGGGCGCTCCCGGCGTCACCGGCTTACCGAGGCCCGTGGACCCTGCTTCCCGGCGCGTGTCGCAAGGGGTGGTGGGCCTGCCGACCCCCGCCTCTCCCGCCTCGCAGGAGGGGCGGCGCGGGGTCTCCGGCTTGCCGACTCCCGTGGGACCTTCGGCCTCGCGACCGGGGGAGCCGATGATGGAGCTGCCGTCGCTCGAGCTGCCGGACCTGCTCGCGCCGAAGCGCGCGTCGGGCTCCGCGCCGGGACAGCCCCAGGTCGCGCTGCCCGACTTCCCCCTCGGAGGGCTCCCCTTCGCCGAGGAGGAGCCGATGCAGTTCGCGCCCCCCGAGGCGGACGAGATCGGAGAGCTCCCGCCCGCCGTGGCGAAGGGGAAGGGTGCTGCCCCCGCGGCCGCCCCCGCGGCTGCTCCGGCCGCCGCGCCGCAGGAACAAGGAAAGACGTCCAAACTCAGAGATCTCATCAAAGCTAGCAAGGGCGATAAACCAGGCAAACCATCGAAGGCCCCGAAGAAGCC
This portion of the Deltaproteobacteria bacterium genome encodes:
- the serS gene encoding serine--tRNA ligase, which produces MLDIKIIREHPERVKESILRRHLDPAKANVEELLALDGRWRELQGSCDTMRARRNERSDQIKSLKGEDRQAAVDEVRGLKTELAAVEAELERVQGERDALLRRMPNLLAEDVPNGKTDADNLEVARWGTIPSFDFEPRDHVELGALTGTLDFDRAAKVTGANFYYLKHEAALLELALCSFAASRLVPAGFRPIATPDLAKAQVLEGIGFAPRGPETQVYSVENSDLCLVGTAEITVGGYHSGEILDADELPLRYLGLSHCFRTEAGAYGRESRGLYRVHQFTKAEMFAICAPEDSVALHEEIRGHEEALMQALGLPYRVVNVCSGDLGAPAAKKYDLEAWMPGRKAYGEVTSCSNCTDYQSRRLNIRFRRDAKAAPQVVHMLNGTALAISRTLIAIYENYQERDGSIRIPEVLRPFLPGTEVIPRRRG